A stretch of the Comamonas testosteroni TK102 genome encodes the following:
- the cpaB gene encoding Flp pilus assembly protein CpaB yields MKNLKALGLFVLAVLASLAAAVYAANWVAQRGSLDADKVVVAATDIPLGGKILPNMLNTVDWPRGSIPDGAFHDMQQLQDRVVKVGVLRGEAVLEGKLAPVGTKGGLAAVIAPGKRAMTVRVNDVVGVAGFALPGNYVDVVVNAQQEQAGKMEDSRQISKTVLENVLVLAVAQEADRDETKPKVVSAVTLELSPGDAEKLDLARSVGNLSLVLRNQIDKDPTSTVGITKHQLFGTPEPVPVPVKVAAPAKPVMQRARPAPQASTATCVEVIQGGARTLNCF; encoded by the coding sequence ATGAAAAACCTCAAAGCTTTGGGTCTGTTTGTCCTCGCCGTACTGGCCAGCCTGGCGGCTGCAGTCTACGCCGCCAACTGGGTCGCCCAGCGCGGCAGCCTGGACGCCGACAAAGTGGTCGTTGCTGCCACCGACATCCCGCTGGGCGGCAAGATCTTGCCAAACATGCTGAACACCGTGGACTGGCCGCGGGGCTCCATACCCGATGGCGCTTTCCATGACATGCAGCAGTTGCAGGACCGCGTGGTCAAGGTCGGCGTGCTGCGCGGCGAGGCCGTGCTCGAAGGCAAGCTGGCCCCGGTCGGCACCAAGGGCGGACTGGCAGCCGTCATCGCTCCGGGCAAGCGGGCCATGACGGTGCGCGTCAACGATGTGGTCGGTGTGGCGGGCTTCGCCCTGCCCGGCAACTACGTGGACGTGGTGGTCAATGCCCAGCAGGAGCAGGCCGGCAAGATGGAGGATTCGCGCCAGATCAGCAAGACCGTACTTGAAAACGTACTGGTCCTGGCTGTGGCCCAGGAAGCCGACCGCGACGAAACCAAACCCAAGGTGGTGAGCGCCGTCACCCTCGAGCTGAGCCCCGGAGATGCCGAGAAGCTCGATCTTGCACGCAGCGTGGGCAATCTTTCACTGGTGCTGCGCAACCAGATCGACAAGGACCCGACCAGCACCGTCGGCATCACCAAGCACCAGCTGTTTGGAACACCTGAGCCAGTGCCAGTCCCGGTCAAGGTCGCAGCACCTGCCAAACCCGTGATGCAGCGAGCCAGGCCCGCACCCCAGGCTTCGACAGCCACCTGTGTCGAAGTGATCCAGGGCGGCGCTCGAACTCTCAACTGCTTCTGA
- a CDS encoding A24 family peptidase, which yields MTSSELSAASELMAGLFTEPRSLMLLMLLLAASISDLRTRRIPNRLTFGGIALALLYGLLAPHPHGGGFFWALGGMALGLVLMLPLYLLHAMGGGDVKLMAMVGSFIGPEATWQAVIFVFITGGVAAIGYALWHRMAGKLLRNSAEAVQLLYINVAAGIAPDARSSSAHSVGKLPYGVSIALGTLAFLVARQFTWV from the coding sequence ATGACCTCTTCCGAACTCAGCGCAGCCTCCGAGCTGATGGCTGGCCTGTTCACCGAGCCGCGCTCGCTGATGCTGTTGATGCTCCTGCTGGCTGCCAGCATCAGCGACCTGCGCACACGGCGCATCCCCAATCGACTGACTTTCGGCGGCATCGCCCTGGCCCTGCTCTATGGCCTGCTGGCCCCCCACCCCCATGGCGGCGGCTTTTTCTGGGCGCTGGGTGGCATGGCACTGGGTCTGGTCTTGATGCTGCCGCTGTATCTGCTGCATGCCATGGGCGGCGGCGACGTCAAGCTGATGGCCATGGTCGGCAGCTTCATCGGACCCGAAGCCACCTGGCAGGCCGTGATCTTTGTCTTCATCACCGGCGGTGTGGCAGCCATCGGCTACGCACTCTGGCACCGCATGGCCGGCAAGCTGCTGCGCAACTCAGCCGAGGCCGTCCAGCTGCTCTACATCAATGTCGCGGCAGGGATCGCTCCCGATGCCCGCTCCAGCTCGGCGCATTCGGTAGGCAAGCTGCCCTACGGCGTCAGCATCGCCCTGGGAACCCTGGCGTTCCTGGTCGCTCGGCAGTTCACCTGGGTCTAG
- a CDS encoding MFS transporter, producing MQSDNNTQQSRNMGLLVAAQSLGGASPPIIISLGGLVGQQLSSNPAASTLPVSIYQLGLALSTLPAAWIMNRMGRRAAYVLGAVLGVISGVVAAQGIAHSDFVTFCIGTALAGFYAACVQSYRFAATDMVSEPAQQAKAISRVMIGGLIAAIIGPQVVIWTRDALPATPFAGSFYSQAALALLALPLLMGLRLPPPQSKKAVVGDARPLGEIARTPQFVVACAAGVVSYGLMAFLMTAAPMAMVVCGHSVGEAAMGIQWHVLAMFVPSFFTGKLIARYGKQPVTALGLLMIGAAGVLALMGLDIFHFWGSLILLGVGWNFGFIGATALLTECYRPSERAKVQALNDFLVFGTVAVASFGSGQLLHSAGWNGINIGMLPLVAVVLVLLGLHSQRRAKA from the coding sequence ATGCAATCAGACAACAACACACAACAAAGCCGCAACATGGGCCTGCTGGTCGCAGCCCAATCCCTGGGGGGAGCCTCTCCGCCCATCATCATCTCACTGGGCGGCCTGGTCGGGCAGCAGCTGTCGTCCAACCCTGCGGCCTCCACCCTGCCGGTCAGCATCTACCAGCTCGGCCTGGCGCTCTCCACCCTGCCGGCCGCCTGGATCATGAACCGCATGGGCCGCCGCGCGGCCTATGTGCTGGGAGCCGTTCTGGGCGTGATCTCCGGCGTGGTCGCCGCACAGGGCATTGCACACAGCGACTTCGTCACCTTCTGCATCGGCACTGCGCTGGCCGGCTTCTATGCGGCCTGCGTGCAGAGCTACCGCTTCGCCGCCACCGATATGGTGAGCGAGCCCGCGCAGCAGGCCAAGGCCATTTCGCGCGTGATGATCGGCGGCCTGATTGCCGCCATCATCGGCCCGCAGGTGGTGATCTGGACACGCGATGCCCTGCCGGCCACGCCGTTTGCCGGCAGCTTCTACAGTCAGGCGGCGCTGGCCCTGCTGGCCCTGCCTCTGCTCATGGGCCTGCGTCTGCCGCCGCCTCAGAGCAAGAAGGCTGTGGTCGGCGACGCCAGGCCTCTGGGCGAGATTGCCCGCACGCCCCAGTTCGTCGTGGCCTGCGCGGCCGGTGTGGTCAGCTACGGATTGATGGCGTTCCTGATGACCGCTGCGCCCATGGCCATGGTGGTCTGCGGCCACAGCGTGGGGGAAGCCGCCATGGGCATCCAATGGCATGTTCTGGCCATGTTCGTGCCCAGCTTCTTTACCGGCAAGCTGATTGCGCGTTATGGCAAGCAGCCCGTGACCGCCCTGGGCCTGCTGATGATAGGCGCGGCCGGCGTGCTGGCCTTGATGGGCCTGGACATCTTCCACTTCTGGGGCTCGCTGATTTTGCTGGGCGTGGGCTGGAACTTCGGCTTCATCGGCGCCACCGCGCTGCTGACCGAGTGCTACCGCCCCTCGGAGCGCGCCAAGGTACAGGCACTCAACGACTTCCTGGTCTTCGGCACGGTGGCCGTGGCCTCCTTCGGATCAGGGCAGCTGCTGCACAGCGCCGGCTGGAACGGCATCAATATCGGCATGCTGCCCCTGGTGGCCGTCGTGCTGGTGCTGCTGGGCCTGCACAGCCAGCGCAGGGCAAAGGCCTGA
- a CDS encoding XAC2610-related protein, giving the protein MTLKCLTGRVAGLNIALALMSWVSMAHAETAQTLHEAVVWSASYRGEIAGKAVKLELWRLDGAVGGSYCYEPCNRPGATLDLEGSASGQLTETPMTGASDPKPSGRWSLAALPGMAPPRLQGRWQSMDGKRRWPVDLLRQPPAFPHALHYELRLLMNQKLRSLADCGEHMDLQVTAIQVYEQGRLKQSLPTAAAGSCWLVQPSWVDANFDGWPDLTQALVLPAGPNIPHRTWLYDPATRKLVLGPQSLQDISSPAFDGKARRIYSEWRASCCSHGVDIYAWKPAGPELVEQAESHMLPVRKGGKLMACYQVPGYAQGHVRWPSGLYQRGSDLSLAQEPTADWCDADPAATMGQNQVQVLAEPRAGQPPQVVRSYGASYRKVDTPQGARYCPDIAVFDADARKVVRVLMSESAEQDCETEKPVGTQP; this is encoded by the coding sequence ATGACGCTGAAATGCCTGACCGGCCGGGTTGCGGGCCTGAACATCGCTCTGGCGCTCATGAGCTGGGTGTCGATGGCGCATGCCGAGACGGCACAGACCCTGCATGAAGCGGTGGTCTGGTCGGCGAGCTATCGCGGCGAGATCGCCGGCAAGGCCGTCAAGCTGGAGCTGTGGCGGCTCGACGGCGCCGTCGGCGGCAGCTATTGCTACGAGCCCTGCAATCGGCCCGGCGCCACGCTTGATCTGGAGGGTTCTGCAAGCGGACAGCTGACGGAAACGCCCATGACGGGTGCAAGCGATCCCAAGCCTTCGGGCCGCTGGTCGCTGGCGGCTTTGCCGGGCATGGCGCCGCCTCGTCTGCAGGGCCGGTGGCAATCCATGGACGGCAAAAGACGCTGGCCGGTCGATCTGCTGCGCCAGCCCCCGGCTTTTCCCCATGCGCTGCATTACGAGCTGCGCCTGCTGATGAATCAGAAGCTGCGCTCCCTGGCCGACTGCGGCGAACATATGGACCTCCAGGTTACCGCCATCCAGGTGTACGAGCAGGGACGCCTGAAGCAAAGCCTGCCGACCGCCGCCGCAGGCAGCTGCTGGCTGGTGCAGCCAAGCTGGGTGGATGCGAATTTTGACGGCTGGCCGGATCTGACCCAGGCGCTGGTTCTGCCTGCGGGGCCGAATATTCCGCACCGCACCTGGCTTTACGACCCGGCCACACGGAAGCTGGTGCTGGGGCCACAATCCCTGCAGGACATCAGCTCGCCCGCTTTCGATGGCAAGGCCAGGCGCATCTACAGCGAATGGCGTGCCAGCTGCTGCAGCCATGGCGTGGACATCTACGCCTGGAAGCCCGCAGGGCCTGAGCTGGTCGAGCAGGCCGAAAGCCATATGCTGCCGGTGCGCAAGGGCGGCAAGCTCATGGCCTGCTATCAGGTGCCGGGCTATGCGCAAGGCCATGTGCGCTGGCCCAGCGGCCTGTACCAGCGCGGCAGCGACCTGAGCCTGGCGCAGGAGCCTACTGCCGACTGGTGCGATGCCGATCCTGCCGCCACCATGGGCCAGAACCAGGTACAGGTGCTGGCCGAGCCCAGAGCCGGACAGCCCCCCCAGGTTGTCAGGAGCTATGGCGCAAGCTACCGCAAGGTCGATACGCCCCAAGGTGCCCGTTACTGCCCCGATATCGCGGTTTTCGATGCCGACGCCCGCAAGGTGGTGCGCGTGCTGATGAGCGAGAGCGCCGAGCAGGACTGCGAGACGGAAAAGCCCGTCGGCACTCAGCCCTGA
- a CDS encoding TonB-dependent receptor, whose protein sequence is MDAAFNITAYSEELIRDQNAATVAAVLENDSSVRFTTNTGHVNENYVIRGFDVNASEVAFNGLYGLAPDSHVPTEMIERVELLKGPGALLGGMAPNGAVGGVVNVISKKPLAGDLTRLTTTFTSGSQLQEHVDVSRRFGPERRLGIRVNGALSSGETEVDDQKRRRRLGAVALDYQGDRFTLGLDAYHYKVNLDNGSPVMVSFGKMKNLIAAPDASNNLFRGVNTEVENKSVALRGSFELSDRWQLYGSLGKAWHDYAGQPTGTRVVLNAVGDGSAVGQTYNLQGYTNSTALDAGLRGRFKTGDVGHQLVFSFNELQQQSGRALPIVVSSSYTTNIYDPVLPVLAGPRNAVRQENDNVIRSLAVADTLSLLQDRLQLTLGARHQRVNQKMKGYDESAVTPMLGLVAKPWGEDLSFYANYIEGLSPGLEVGSTYANAGETFAPYKSKQMEAGVKWRRAGWTNTLSLFQIEKPSTTIDTAANTLKLNGEQRNRGVEWNTFGALSSSLRVLGGITYLQPKLTSTQGGSNDGHDAFGAARWAANLAADWDVPAVAGLALNARLVHTGKQWVNSANTLRAPSWTRFDVGARYTTRIADRKVVLRGTVDNVFGRNYWAGAFADNFLTVGAPRTVRISAAVDF, encoded by the coding sequence ATGGATGCTGCTTTCAACATCACGGCCTACTCCGAAGAGCTGATCCGCGACCAGAATGCGGCCACGGTAGCTGCCGTGCTGGAAAACGACTCCTCGGTGCGCTTCACCACCAATACCGGCCATGTCAATGAGAACTATGTGATCCGCGGCTTCGACGTCAACGCCAGCGAAGTGGCTTTCAACGGCCTGTACGGCCTGGCTCCCGACAGCCATGTGCCGACCGAGATGATCGAGCGCGTGGAACTGCTCAAGGGCCCGGGAGCGCTGCTCGGCGGCATGGCTCCCAATGGAGCGGTGGGCGGCGTGGTGAATGTGATCAGCAAGAAGCCGCTGGCCGGGGATCTGACGCGGCTGACCACGACCTTCACCTCGGGTTCGCAGTTGCAGGAGCATGTGGATGTGTCGCGGCGCTTCGGCCCCGAGCGCCGTCTGGGAATACGCGTGAACGGCGCGCTGTCCAGCGGGGAAACCGAGGTCGACGATCAGAAGCGCCGCCGCCGCCTGGGTGCCGTGGCGCTGGACTATCAGGGTGATCGCTTCACGCTGGGGCTTGATGCCTATCATTACAAGGTGAACCTGGACAACGGCAGTCCGGTGATGGTGAGCTTTGGCAAGATGAAGAATCTGATTGCGGCGCCGGATGCCAGCAACAATCTGTTCCGCGGCGTCAACACCGAAGTGGAGAACAAGTCCGTGGCGCTGCGCGGCAGCTTCGAGCTCAGCGACCGCTGGCAGCTCTACGGCAGCCTGGGCAAGGCCTGGCATGACTATGCAGGTCAGCCCACGGGCACGCGCGTGGTGCTCAATGCCGTGGGCGACGGCTCCGCCGTGGGCCAGACCTATAACCTGCAGGGCTATACCAACAGCACGGCGCTGGACGCGGGTTTGCGCGGCCGCTTCAAGACCGGCGATGTGGGCCACCAGTTGGTGTTCTCGTTCAACGAGCTGCAGCAGCAGAGCGGGCGCGCGTTGCCCATTGTGGTCAGCAGCAGCTACACCACCAATATCTACGATCCGGTGCTGCCGGTTCTGGCCGGACCGCGCAATGCCGTGCGCCAGGAAAACGACAATGTGATTCGCAGCCTTGCCGTGGCCGATACCCTGAGCCTGCTGCAGGACAGGCTGCAGCTGACACTGGGCGCGCGCCACCAGCGCGTGAACCAGAAGATGAAGGGCTACGACGAGAGCGCCGTCACCCCCATGCTGGGCCTGGTGGCCAAGCCCTGGGGTGAGGATCTGTCCTTTTACGCCAACTACATCGAAGGGCTGAGTCCGGGCCTTGAGGTCGGCTCCACCTACGCCAATGCAGGCGAGACATTCGCGCCCTACAAATCCAAGCAGATGGAGGCGGGCGTGAAGTGGCGCCGCGCAGGCTGGACGAATACGCTGTCGCTGTTCCAGATCGAGAAGCCTTCGACCACCATCGATACCGCTGCCAATACCCTCAAGCTCAACGGCGAGCAGCGCAATCGCGGTGTGGAGTGGAATACCTTTGGTGCTCTGAGCTCCAGCCTGCGCGTGCTGGGCGGCATCACCTACCTGCAGCCCAAGCTGACCAGCACCCAGGGCGGCTCCAACGACGGCCATGACGCATTCGGAGCAGCACGCTGGGCCGCCAATCTCGCAGCAGACTGGGATGTTCCGGCTGTGGCCGGTCTGGCGCTGAACGCACGCCTGGTGCATACGGGCAAGCAGTGGGTCAACTCGGCCAACACCTTGCGTGCCCCGAGCTGGACGCGCTTTGATGTCGGCGCGCGCTACACCACGCGCATTGCCGACAGGAAAGTGGTCTTGCGCGGTACGGTGGACAACGTCTTCGGCCGCAATTACTGGGCCGGCGCCTTTGCCGACAACTTCCTGACCGTGGGCGCACCGCGCACCGTGCGCATCAGCGCGGCCGTGGATTTCTGA
- a CDS encoding enterochelin esterase domain-containing protein, with protein sequence MHEDHQALSLPVMRHRSSGKGLRSLLVPSLLAAASVGIANPAGAARPLPADTARSAAKAASSLVLREPLSGRLSPGQVLSLQLEAPAGAVVRGNLQALGVVLDVQTPDGRHLRRLSQGEGVDHAFTWLSRGTAKERLVLRTENVQPYASTAGGMPVVQGGHSDAPTHAAPSPGAYELTITQVLAPLAAGHVPAAEIEPEPLRSPRLKALQARLAQGGDSRGFWQEMERQGTPLIEPWDAGHQLVSFVWRGAGQSVRLFGSPSGNHEPLQRLGSSDVWWASFVMPRDARLSYGFAPDVPAVSADAMIQRRAILSTLQRDPLNRQSWGRSADLQAVQDRFDGRSALTLSKAPPQPWSQPRAGVAAGQLQRHWLDSQALGNGRDIWIYKPQGWQQSDAAQRSLLVLFDAQAYLRQVPTPAIIDNLMADGLVPATAVVLVANGADNARSRELPPNPGFADFMGRQLMPWLKAQGIAAAAERTVIAGSSFGGLASSYVALRHPQWFGNVLSLSGSYWWAPRGESPNWLARQYQQSPQLPIRFYLDAGIYEGARGGQAGIRETSQELGDVLRAKGNKVVQREHSTGHDYVHWQGSLACGLLALTGREPSSERLKQQVAQSCGL encoded by the coding sequence ATGCATGAAGATCATCAAGCGTTGTCTTTGCCGGTGATGCGCCACAGGTCATCGGGCAAGGGACTGCGCTCCTTGCTTGTTCCAAGTCTGCTGGCGGCGGCCAGCGTCGGCATCGCCAACCCGGCCGGTGCGGCCAGACCTTTGCCTGCCGACACCGCTCGGAGCGCGGCCAAGGCGGCCTCGTCGCTTGTGCTGCGCGAGCCGCTCTCAGGTCGGCTGTCACCGGGACAGGTGCTGAGCCTGCAGCTGGAGGCTCCGGCCGGTGCCGTGGTGCGCGGCAATCTGCAGGCGCTGGGCGTGGTGCTTGATGTGCAGACACCTGACGGGCGCCATCTGCGGCGGCTGAGTCAGGGCGAAGGCGTCGATCACGCGTTTACCTGGCTTAGCCGGGGCACGGCAAAGGAGCGTCTGGTGCTGCGTACAGAGAACGTCCAGCCTTATGCATCGACAGCAGGCGGCATGCCGGTGGTGCAGGGCGGGCACAGCGATGCACCGACCCATGCCGCGCCCAGTCCTGGCGCCTACGAGCTGACGATCACCCAGGTGCTGGCACCGTTGGCGGCAGGCCATGTGCCTGCGGCAGAGATCGAACCCGAGCCGCTGCGCAGCCCCAGGCTCAAGGCCTTGCAGGCAAGGCTCGCGCAGGGCGGCGACAGCCGCGGCTTCTGGCAGGAAATGGAGCGCCAGGGAACGCCGCTGATCGAGCCCTGGGATGCCGGGCATCAGCTGGTGAGTTTCGTCTGGCGCGGCGCTGGGCAGTCCGTGCGGCTGTTCGGCAGTCCCTCGGGCAATCATGAGCCGCTGCAGCGCCTCGGAAGCAGCGATGTCTGGTGGGCCAGTTTCGTCATGCCCAGGGATGCGCGTCTCAGCTATGGTTTTGCGCCCGATGTGCCTGCGGTCTCTGCCGATGCCATGATTCAGCGCCGTGCCATTCTGTCCACCTTGCAGCGCGATCCGCTCAATCGCCAGAGCTGGGGGCGGTCTGCGGATCTGCAGGCGGTGCAGGATCGCTTCGACGGTCGCTCCGCGCTGACACTGTCCAAGGCACCGCCCCAGCCCTGGAGCCAGCCCCGTGCCGGCGTGGCTGCCGGCCAGTTGCAGCGTCACTGGCTGGACAGCCAGGCGCTGGGCAACGGGCGCGATATCTGGATCTACAAGCCGCAGGGCTGGCAGCAGTCCGATGCGGCTCAGCGTTCCCTGCTGGTGCTGTTCGACGCACAGGCCTATCTGCGCCAGGTTCCCACGCCCGCCATCATCGACAACCTGATGGCAGACGGCCTTGTGCCTGCAACGGCCGTCGTGCTGGTGGCCAATGGCGCAGACAACGCACGCAGCCGCGAGCTGCCGCCCAATCCGGGGTTTGCCGACTTCATGGGCAGGCAGCTCATGCCCTGGCTCAAGGCACAGGGCATAGCGGCAGCTGCCGAGCGCACGGTGATTGCCGGATCGAGCTTTGGCGGCCTGGCCTCAAGCTATGTGGCACTGCGCCATCCGCAGTGGTTTGGCAATGTGCTCAGTCTTTCGGGCTCCTACTGGTGGGCTCCCAGGGGCGAGTCGCCCAACTGGCTGGCGCGTCAGTATCAGCAATCGCCGCAGCTGCCGATACGCTTTTACCTGGATGCCGGGATCTACGAGGGGGCTCGTGGCGGGCAGGCAGGCATACGCGAGACCAGCCAGGAGCTGGGCGATGTGCTGCGTGCCAAGGGCAACAAGGTCGTGCAGCGTGAGCACAGCACCGGTCATGACTATGTGCACTGGCAGGGGTCGCTGGCCTGCGGGCTGCTGGCGCTGACGGGACGTGAGCCATCGAGCGAGAGGCTCAAGCAGCAGGTCGCACAGTCCTGCGGGCTCTGA
- a CDS encoding zinc ribbon domain-containing protein produces the protein MREQPLGEIRFATLARAAEGLTQWRPLLLSFLTLLVTGALIAGAAWMLVNAGFFMYLIFMLASVIALLAGSSGVGIMLMDKARNEPVRSFSAAASAGLLCLPKFLLVGLAVLLATLAYYLLAAVIYFICKIPVLGSILAFVAHPILVLVAAALLIAMIWVVGPLMGPALWSGLSVKAALANVLSIARKRLVEVVLMEVVLYVILGLVCFMLFAGLVPATVSLTGMAMSITGDAGSMAGMFMGGGYGRGYGGGFNPMGMMGGGSTGLIAGLGVLYCVVGALLAQVAIMGMNLIYLQARESVDPAEAEGALDSLIGDVRKKAEEAKAQTMAAAERTMAAAERAKQAASERLQEATAKPAATDIPPGTDGNAAAAAAAAGLTAAAAASTEQAFAEQQARERAAADAADKARQDAEEAAARQRSEAEAARLRAEAEAARLKAEAEAAEQAARERAAHERAAHERAAAELAARQRAEAQAAEERAAAQSAEEARQQAEAQRLRAQAEQQAAEREAARVRAEAQAAEKARQTQAAPSCPACSAPVAANDLFCGECGNKLK, from the coding sequence ATGAGAGAGCAACCCCTGGGAGAAATACGTTTTGCCACCCTTGCCCGAGCCGCCGAAGGGCTGACTCAGTGGCGACCGCTGCTGCTGAGCTTTCTGACGCTGCTGGTCACCGGCGCACTGATCGCAGGCGCGGCATGGATGCTGGTCAACGCCGGCTTCTTCATGTACCTGATCTTCATGCTGGCGTCGGTCATCGCGCTGCTGGCCGGCTCTTCGGGCGTCGGCATCATGCTCATGGACAAGGCCAGGAACGAGCCCGTGCGCTCCTTCTCGGCGGCAGCATCGGCCGGCCTGCTGTGCCTGCCCAAGTTCCTGCTGGTCGGTCTGGCGGTATTGCTTGCCACACTGGCCTACTACCTGCTGGCTGCCGTCATCTACTTCATCTGCAAGATTCCCGTGCTCGGCAGCATTCTGGCCTTTGTGGCCCACCCGATTCTGGTGCTGGTCGCCGCCGCCTTGCTGATCGCCATGATCTGGGTCGTCGGCCCCTTGATGGGCCCAGCGCTTTGGAGCGGCCTGTCCGTCAAGGCTGCGCTGGCCAATGTGCTGAGCATTGCACGCAAGCGACTGGTCGAAGTGGTGCTGATGGAAGTCGTGCTCTACGTCATTCTGGGCCTGGTCTGCTTCATGCTTTTTGCCGGACTGGTTCCCGCCACCGTCTCCCTGACCGGGATGGCCATGAGCATTACCGGAGATGCCGGCTCCATGGCCGGCATGTTCATGGGCGGCGGCTACGGCCGTGGTTACGGCGGTGGCTTCAATCCCATGGGCATGATGGGTGGCGGCAGCACCGGCCTCATCGCCGGCCTGGGCGTTCTCTATTGCGTGGTGGGAGCCCTGCTGGCCCAGGTCGCCATCATGGGCATGAACCTGATCTATCTGCAGGCCCGTGAAAGCGTGGACCCTGCCGAAGCCGAGGGCGCACTGGACAGCCTGATTGGCGATGTGCGCAAAAAGGCCGAAGAAGCCAAGGCCCAGACCATGGCTGCCGCAGAACGCACCATGGCCGCCGCCGAGCGTGCCAAGCAGGCTGCCAGCGAGCGCCTGCAGGAAGCCACAGCCAAGCCCGCCGCCACCGACATCCCGCCCGGCACCGACGGCAATGCCGCCGCCGCAGCCGCCGCCGCAGGCCTGACTGCCGCCGCAGCCGCATCCACCGAACAGGCTTTTGCCGAACAGCAGGCACGTGAGCGTGCTGCCGCCGACGCTGCAGACAAGGCTCGTCAAGACGCTGAAGAAGCTGCCGCCCGCCAGCGCAGCGAAGCCGAAGCGGCACGCCTGCGCGCCGAGGCCGAGGCAGCCCGTCTGAAGGCCGAAGCCGAGGCCGCCGAGCAGGCTGCCCGAGAGCGTGCGGCACACGAACGTGCGGCACACGAACGTGCGGCTGCCGAACTGGCCGCACGCCAGCGTGCCGAAGCCCAGGCCGCAGAAGAACGCGCCGCAGCCCAGTCTGCCGAAGAAGCACGTCAGCAAGCCGAGGCCCAGCGTCTGAGGGCACAAGCCGAGCAGCAGGCAGCCGAACGCGAAGCGGCCCGGGTCCGCGCCGAAGCACAAGCCGCTGAAAAAGCCCGCCAGACACAGGCAGCGCCGAGCTGCCCCGCCTGCAGCGCCCCCGTGGCAGCGAATGACCTGTTCTGCGGCGAATGCGGCAACAAGCTCAAGTAG
- a CDS encoding double zinc ribbon domain-containing protein, which yields MNCSQCGNPLSPNAKFCKNCGTRQAPEAAITAVEKICSQCQAVCKPDARFCTRCGMVFGSRADTGVLAAAPQRPSGAAQAIGGAGLAPPLIEPMDLPPLPEPAAKLAPRDHRPPAFPQEPVRGSNAWIKWAALALLIAAIAGGVMMASNMKGLTGTGSSANSASGATQAGKDAISAEDKAKADALVGPLGGNTAAQATPAESAPAAVDNVPSTTVAPVAATPDTVSAAPAPAASPQLPAAPASGKPPVQAPARTPPVKKSSAPSLDDLLD from the coding sequence ATGAATTGTTCCCAATGCGGCAATCCGCTCTCTCCGAATGCCAAGTTCTGCAAGAACTGCGGCACCCGCCAAGCTCCGGAAGCGGCCATCACTGCGGTTGAAAAAATCTGCAGCCAATGCCAGGCTGTCTGCAAGCCCGACGCCCGTTTCTGCACGCGCTGCGGCATGGTTTTCGGGAGCCGCGCCGACACCGGTGTGCTGGCGGCCGCGCCTCAGAGGCCTTCGGGCGCTGCGCAGGCCATCGGCGGAGCCGGTCTGGCTCCGCCCCTGATCGAGCCCATGGACCTGCCGCCGTTGCCCGAGCCTGCAGCCAAGCTTGCGCCGCGCGACCACCGTCCGCCGGCCTTTCCTCAAGAGCCGGTGCGCGGCAGCAATGCCTGGATCAAATGGGCAGCGCTGGCGCTGCTGATCGCCGCCATTGCGGGCGGTGTGATGATGGCCAGCAATATGAAGGGCCTGACCGGCACGGGCAGTAGCGCCAATAGCGCATCCGGTGCGACCCAGGCCGGCAAGGATGCGATTTCGGCCGAGGACAAGGCCAAGGCCGATGCCCTGGTCGGCCCGCTGGGCGGCAATACGGCCGCGCAGGCAACGCCTGCCGAAAGTGCCCCGGCTGCCGTGGACAATGTGCCCAGCACGACAGTCGCCCCCGTGGCGGCGACCCCAGACACCGTCAGCGCGGCACCCGCGCCAGCGGCCAGCCCGCAGCTGCCCGCTGCCCCGGCATCCGGCAAACCGCCCGTGCAGGCCCCTGCAAGAACACCTCCAGTCAAGAAGAGCAGCGCACCATCGCTGGATGACCTGCTGGATTGA